Part of the Candidatus Neomarinimicrobiota bacterium genome, GCTAGTCTATTCGTTCTTTTTCCCGTCCTCTGGTCCATATTACATCCTCTTGTTCCGATGATGCTAACACTTACCATCACCATAATGATAATCTTTATCCGCATGAATATGGATAATAACCAGTTCCGATAAGAGGTGCAAACCGGAGTGTCGGGCTTTTCCTTGCGTTTATTCCAAGGTGCATCTACATTTTTGCATGGCAAATCATGAAACCTCACTATCAATTCCACTTCAGCTCGGTTTAATGGGTGCGCTCATCATCAATATGATGAACGGTGTCATACACCTGTTTCGGGCCTTAATTTGGGCGCAAATTAATATCTGGCTAACGCTCACGATACTCGGAGTGTTAGTCGCGGCGGTTTTAAGTTGGCAAATTTTGCAGCTCATTGATATCCAGCATATCAATTACGGATTTCAGCTGGGGGGCCTTTGGGTGATTACCACCGCGATTCTGGATTTTTTTCTCTATATTTTGCCCAGAGAAGGTTCCATCACGTCGGCATATGCCCAATTAAGTAACACACTTTTATTATATTATAGTTTAATTTTGGGGATACCGACTCTGGTAGGAATTGTTCACGCAATTCGTGCGAAGGAAAGGAATTAAGATATGGCTGAGTCATCTGTGAGTGACCGTTCATCGGAAACCACCACTGCTATTATTGTTATCAGGATATTTGCGCTGTTTATTATATTGGCGGGGATGGCATTGGTCGTTGTTCCTATCGTTATTGGGGAACGGAATACACTCACACTATACGCCTATCTCTTTTCCGGTATTGGATTAGTCGTCGTGGGGTACGGCCTCCTTCAGCTATACATTTGGGGGATGTATTTGCTGCTCGGAGCGGATGCCATCGCCATTGTTTCCCTCATAATTACCTATCGTACACTCCCCTTTTTCAAGAGTTTGTTTATTATTCTCGGCTTGCTACTTGCCGGATATTTTATTCTGAACCGGGATCTCCTGAAACGCAGCGATAAAATCTAACGCCACCGCGCCTGCAGGTATTTAGACTGACGGAATGCGAATAGCAAAGGATTCGAGGTTACACATGGACATTTTCGAAAAGTGCTGGGAATTTACGGACGCCAAGACCGCGCGGGAGGAGGGCTGGTACCCCTACTTCATTCCAATTACCGAAAATAAAGATGGCCAGGCCATTGTTGACGGTGTTGAGCGAATTATGATCGGTTCAAACAACTACCTGGGCCTCACGTATCACCCCAAGGTGTTGGCGGCGGCCAAAGAGGCCACTGACAAGTACGGCAGCGGCTGTACCGGAAGCCGATTTTTAAACGGTACTCTGGATATGCACGAAGAACTGGAAACCAAACTCGCCGAATTTATGCACTGTGAAGCCGCGCTGGTGTATTCCACGGGATACCAGACAAACCTTGGTGTCATCAGCACTCTGGTAGGCAAAGATGATTACGTCATCATGGATAAACTCAATCACGCCAGTATCGTTGATGGCGGATTGCTCTCATTCGGTGAAACGGTCAGATATCGCCACAATGATATGGAAGATCTGGAACGGGTACTGTCCAAAATTGATGAGGACGCAGGTAAACTGATAGTGGTGGACGGCGTTTTTTCCATGGAAGGCGACATCGCACCGCTTCCCGACATTCTGGAAATTGCAAACGAGTACGGCGCCCGCCTGATGGTGGATGATGCGCATTCTATCGGTGTGCTGGGCGATCACGGGCGCGGCACCGCCGAGCACTGGGGGGTCGAAGAGGAAGTGGATCTGATTATGGGCACATTCAGTAAATCGTTTGCGTGCGTTGGCGGGTTTATCGCCGGGAAAAAGGACGTTGTCGATTTCCTGCAGCACAAATCCCGGAGCCTGATTTTCAGCGCCAGCATGACGCCGAGTTCGGTGGCGACGGTAATTGCTGCACTGGAGGTCATCCAGGAAGAGCCGGAACGCCGCGAACATCTCTGGGAAATTACCAGATATATGCAGGAAGGCTATACGAAACTTGGATTCGACATAGGCAAAAGCGCCACGCCCGTGATTCCTGTAATTATCGGAGACAATATGAAAACGTTCGGTTTCTGGAAGGCGTTGTACCAGGACGGGGTTTATTCGAATCCGGTCGTGTCGCCGGCGGTGCCGGAGAAATCGTCGCGGCTGCGGACCAGCTACATGGCCACCCACAGCAAAGAGCAGATGGACAAAGTCCTGGCGAAATTCGAAGAGCACGGAAAACAGTTTGGAATTATCTGAGATGCAGTTCGAAAGATCCATAGGCCGACAGCTCATACTGTGGCTTGTTGCCACACTTCTCCTCTGGGGGTGCGGCGCGTCAGACAATCAGGAGTTTACATCAGTTACTGACAATTATTTCCGGCAATGGGCGTCCCAACATCCGGTCGAGGCGGGGCAGGTTGGTTTTCGTGAGTACGATCACCGCCTGCCGGATCTGACCCAAACCGGGCAGGAAGATCGAAAAGAGTTGTACCTCTCTACGCTCGATGATTTGGACGGGATCGATCCGGCAGACTTAAGCACGCAAAACCGCATAGATTACTATATTTTAAACAAAGCGCTTCGATATCAGGTCTTCCGTCTCGATACGCTGAAGGTATTTTCCTGGGATCCGACGCAGTATACGGAGACAGTGACGTCAGCACTCATTGACTTCGCCAGCGATCCGGTAGTCCCCGATTCCCAGCGTGCTAAGGCTCTGATACGGCGCTTGCAAAATCTCGGCGGCTGGCTCGGTCAGGTCATCGGACAACTCGAGAACCCCACCCCGGAACATACCGAGGTAGCAATCCGGCAAGCCCGGGAAATTGCAGATTACCTGTCGAATGGCGCGTTCCTTCCTTTATTTGAGTCACTGGATCAACCGACCCGGACTTCATTGGAGAACTGGGCGTCCAACGGCAGCAATGTGTTAAATAAATTCGCCGGTCAATTAGAGAGCCAGGTATTGCCGAATGCCTCCAGGCAAGTCCGGTTGGGCGGTTCATATTATGCACAAAAATTCAGGTACCTCATCAGTTCTGAGGTTCAGCCGGAACAGATTCTGACACAAGCCGAAGAGCAGGTCACGGCTCTTAGAGATACGCTTTTCCTTGCGGCAGCAGGATTGGCTGAGGAGTGGTGGAGTATCCGATATCGCAACCCAAACCGGGGGCAGAAAACCCGGTTAATCCAGCGGGTAATGAACCGTATTCGAGAGAGTCATTCTGCAGAGGATGAGATCGTCCAATATCTGAACTCGCAGCTCGGTCCAATGGAAGAATTCGTCCGGCAACATAAGTTGATATCCCTGGCACACGAGGTATCCCTGCGTGCCCGTTCGGACGTACTTTTGCTTCAAGGCAATACTGTGGCCCGGCTCCATAATCCTGGTTTGCTGGAGCAAGAATACCTCGCGGAAATCCTATTCCGGGCAATTCCTACAGACTGGTCTGCAAAGCAAGTTCAGGAATTTCTGGAAGAGTACAATAATTTTGCACTCCAGCTCGTTGCCATGCGATACGGCATTCCGGGACAATATATGCAGGAATACTATGCCCGCCGATTTCCGTCTCTGGTGCGCTCCCTCTACGGCGGTACGGTCCTTCGCCGGGGGTGGGGATCCTATGCAGAAAAAATGATGGTTGATGAAGGCTGGGAACAGGAATCACCTGAAATCAGAGTCTTACAGGTACAACGCGAAATTCGGGATGCACTCATCGCCGTACTGGATCACAGAATTCATATCCAGGGATTAAACCGGGCTGAAGCGATAGCTCGTCTGCGCACCGATGGATTCATTACTACTGCAGAAGCGAACAGAATTTGGCGTTATCTCCAGATGAATGCTGTTACTCCGTCAGCCTCGTTTATAGGGAAAGAACAGATACTTGACACGCGGCGGCGATACCGTCAGCAGTATGGACAGGATTACTCGCTTCAGGAGTTCCACCAGCAGATTTTGAGCTACGGTTCTATTCCCCTGGACTACCTCCGTCAACTCCTACTGGCAGGTCGCATCTGATGCCGAAATATCTGCTCGGTCTTTCCACGGGTAGTATCACCGTCGGCCTGGCGCTTATTTTTCTTGGTCCCAATTTATTTCCGAATATCTCCATCTCCTACAGCGTATTCTGGTTACTCATTGCCGGTGCCCTGATGGGAAGTGGGATCGGCTTGGTCGGTCATTATATGGAGAATTTGAAGTTTTACGTCAGCGGCACCTTTTTGGGGATAATCATTTTTGGAATTTCCGGTATAGTCTTGGATACAAACACATTATATTCAATTCTTCTGGGAATCGGGTTAGCCCTGGTCACCGGATTTATTGTCGATAATTTCGGAATCAATGACTGGACTAAAATGGAATCATCCACCGATTCAGAAGAACAATCTGAACCGATTAACCATTAGCAAAAACGGATGACGCAATGAATCAGAACAACGCAGGTACATCCCCTCCGGTACCGGACGAGACCGGCAAAACATTCATGGGCCACCCCCGCGGACTGGCGACCCTCTTTTTTACAGAGATGTGGGAGCGCTTCAGCTACTACGGGATGCGTGCCCTTCTCGTCCTCTTTATGACTGCCCCACTCACCGTAAATAACCCCGGATTGGGGTTTGACGTTGGCAAAGCGACGGCTATTTACGGTTTATATACTTCGATGGTATATTTGCTGGCGCTGGCAGGCGGCTGGGTTGCCGATAATCTCTGGGGCCAGCGTAAGGCCGTATTTCGGGGCGGCGTGATTATCGCGGCCGGACACTTTACCATGGCGGCGCCATTAATTGGTTTCCCGGACGTGGCTTCGTTTTACGGCGGCCTGATCCTGATTGTATTAGGTACCGGCCTCCTGAAACCTAACGTCAGTACCATGGTTGGCGATCTGTATCCGGAACCGTCGGATGACGAAAAGAAAGAACTGGAAGCTACAGGGAAAGATGCCGAGGATTGGGGTGCCCGCCGGGATGCCGGTTTCTCCATCTTTTATATGGGCATCAATATCGGCGCCATTTTGGGACCGA contains:
- a CDS encoding aminotransferase class I/II-fold pyridoxal phosphate-dependent enzyme; this encodes MDIFEKCWEFTDAKTAREEGWYPYFIPITENKDGQAIVDGVERIMIGSNNYLGLTYHPKVLAAAKEATDKYGSGCTGSRFLNGTLDMHEELETKLAEFMHCEAALVYSTGYQTNLGVISTLVGKDDYVIMDKLNHASIVDGGLLSFGETVRYRHNDMEDLERVLSKIDEDAGKLIVVDGVFSMEGDIAPLPDILEIANEYGARLMVDDAHSIGVLGDHGRGTAEHWGVEEEVDLIMGTFSKSFACVGGFIAGKKDVVDFLQHKSRSLIFSASMTPSSVATVIAALEVIQEEPERREHLWEITRYMQEGYTKLGFDIGKSATPVIPVIIGDNMKTFGFWKALYQDGVYSNPVVSPAVPEKSSRLRTSYMATHSKEQMDKVLAKFEEHGKQFGII
- a CDS encoding DUF885 domain-containing protein — protein: MQFERSIGRQLILWLVATLLLWGCGASDNQEFTSVTDNYFRQWASQHPVEAGQVGFREYDHRLPDLTQTGQEDRKELYLSTLDDLDGIDPADLSTQNRIDYYILNKALRYQVFRLDTLKVFSWDPTQYTETVTSALIDFASDPVVPDSQRAKALIRRLQNLGGWLGQVIGQLENPTPEHTEVAIRQAREIADYLSNGAFLPLFESLDQPTRTSLENWASNGSNVLNKFAGQLESQVLPNASRQVRLGGSYYAQKFRYLISSEVQPEQILTQAEEQVTALRDTLFLAAAGLAEEWWSIRYRNPNRGQKTRLIQRVMNRIRESHSAEDEIVQYLNSQLGPMEEFVRQHKLISLAHEVSLRARSDVLLLQGNTVARLHNPGLLEQEYLAEILFRAIPTDWSAKQVQEFLEEYNNFALQLVAMRYGIPGQYMQEYYARRFPSLVRSLYGGTVLRRGWGSYAEKMMVDEGWEQESPEIRVLQVQREIRDALIAVLDHRIHIQGLNRAEAIARLRTDGFITTAEANRIWRYLQMNAVTPSASFIGKEQILDTRRRYRQQYGQDYSLQEFHQQILSYGSIPLDYLRQLLLAGRI